The sequence TGGCTACTAGCTGTGCCCAGTCCTACCAACACAACATGCGCGACATTTACACACTTGATGTTGACGTTTCAGCCTCGGAACAACAATACCAgaccaataaaataaacagcAACATAGAGAGGTAACAGATGTGACAGTTTTAACACTAGTGATTAACATCTGTCAAGGGATAGTAGTACCTGGTAGTTTCTGGCGCTAATTCGAGACCAACGAAAAAATTGGTATCACTGATTAGTTTTTGTGTGACAACTTTGACATTAATGAgtagtatattatataaatatatttatttctaaaaactgAGATTTCCTTCACACAATAATTACTATATTGTAGTTTTCTCTGTTGGCAAATTTAATACAGAGCTCATTGATGAGGACAATTCTGTAAAAGAACAATCGCCTTTACCCCCATATTCACAATATGTCCAGAAGCCGAGTTTATGTCTAAACCTGACTTAAATTGGTATTTCTACATGCAAAACTCAATTTTAGCCACGCTTAGACTTAAATGTAGCTTAGGTGATGTCCGCTCAAACGATCCGAAAGGCCTTGAAAAAGTGATAAAGGCGACGGagattaattaacaaatacgAGAACTTAAACACTAATAATTGACAAATATGACAAATGATGGCAATTTCTATCAGTGCATGATGCTAATCACAGACATGTCTGTGATTCGCTTATTTTCGTGCGTAGAACAATGGAACCAACAACGCTGATTGGTATgacaattgaaaataatttctctaaaTTCTTTGCGCCTCtctaaacaacattttttttacttaatatgtaattattttagCACCTCAAAAAATTTATGGCGCTAACAGTGATTAGTTTACATGTGTCAACTTGGACGTTAATGCCTTCAGATGAAGATAGGTTATGTCACTGTACAGCGTTAATAACTAATCTCTGTGACACACAGAAATGTGCTTATAAAAGTTAACAGATGTGAAATTTCATCACTAATGGTTAACAAGTACAACAGTTGAAGGTTACTGCTGACTCACTTACTGATATCTCTCTCATTAGATATAGTGCACTTAGGCTCTTGTAATTACACCAAATTTCTGGTATTATTATTCCTTGACTCTTATGATTTATtagtagtttttaattattattaattgacaTTTTAACACTCAAAAGGTTATATTATGCACACATCAGTGAACTTTCTCCGTCGttttttactataattttatCCATCTAGAACATGCTATTTTGAGCTGAAAACACACAGACAAATAACTCTGCTTTGCTAGCTTTTCGACCACGTATACGTCGCCACTGGAGTAAGCTAAAAGTAATGAGCATGGTGCGCAATTTTCGATGGTTATATGATGAACACGAGGGTGGCTATTAAGTGGGGGTTAGCTATAGATGGGACTTACCACTCCCTGttggcaaaataaataaagaaggATCGTAGTATGGACTATTGAGCTCcgtgaaaagaaaaattggagATGTGTGTATATGGTTGAGGCAACTTACCACTGTGAGTTGTTCGAAATGGAACGGCATGGGCGGGTTATGGATATGGTAGTCATTCTGTAGTGGACTAGGCTCCCCGGGGCTACAAGGAGCGGAGTGGCGGCCACCCAAAGTTGGGGACGGCTGCGGACTGGGCCTCGGACTACGGTAACCGTCCATTTGAGgtaattgctgaaaatatccCACCTTTTGTGTGTTTTGTAGTGCCCAATCAACTTTGAATACATAAGCATTTTCTACGAAATcggtaaatattgaaatatatcGCAAGGCATCGAAAAGCTTTTtgataccaaaaaaaaaactatcaaaaGTTCCTTTTGAGAAGTACCAAAAAATCGTtctaaaacaagaaaaaaaaatttgtgcGACTCGGCGATCCCCTTTAAGACTTAATGAAACTAGAAACTAGGCAACACTGGAGGgcttcaaaaaaaatctttggagattcttgaaatttataaatgagcACTGAGAAACTTTTCTCCAGCACGAAGAACCTACTAAAGACTCGATAGATATCTTACAGCTGAAAaccgaaaaaatgttatactcttgcttattattattacttacataataataatatcgtTTGTTTGCTTAGAAAATAACCATTTGGTTTAACATCGTCACAAAGAAATCAATGTTCCCTGTTTCTAAACTTCTACTTTAACAAAGTTGGACAAGCAAGTGCACCTACAATGCAgtaattatttgataaaaatatttcaacattgTTTCCATAGAGAATTGCACCTCGCAaactacataaaaatatagaCTGTGAGATATTTACAAGTACAACAAGCAAAAATCCGCAAACATAGCAAGTGGCTTAGGTGCTTCAAGTAAATAAACTGGTTTAAGTCTAtagttttatacaaaattcttttcagttttaaacaTATTCTGATAAAAAAGAATTACATTTCTATGCAATTTGACgatagaaaatgtaataagttttattacatattgtCAGTTATGTCAATGAGAGAACTTGAGCTCCAGTTATAATTCTCTGATACTAAGTTTCGGCCTTCTTCTTAAACTCGCATATATTCACATTAGTCAGCAgagaaaaggcaaaaaaaatttctctggtctatttaaattaaagataaatattatgaaaatatccTGAACGTACCACTGGTGATGAAGGAGATCCTGGCTGCTGGTACATCCCAGCCATAGCGCCCAACTGTGAGAAATCTATGTTATCTTGCACTATGTTTTTATCACTctgaaaatcacaaaattccttaatacCCAAAGATGTCAAAAGAGCTACAATTAGAAACTTATGATCAAAATTACACAATAATAAACTAGAATGAGTTTGAAACTTCACGAATAAACACTGACAAGTATGCCACTTTTTAGGTAAAATTAACTGGTGAATGGGTGATTAAAGGTGATACACCTACCTGAGACATAGATCGCTGCTGAAACCTACAATACCTAATATTACTGGGAACTGATAAATGattctgaaaaataacaaaaagacGTGCAAAATAAACTGCAAATAAAAGGTGACGGAAGCCACACAATCAGCTAAAAGCGCTACTAAAACAATATTAACGTGGCTGAAATTGAGGACATTGAGGGGCATATTTACCGAAAGGGGTTGTGATACGGGCGGCGTAAAATTAAAGCGATTGTTGTGAGTTCGGACACCCGCCATCATACTGGTCGGGGATAGCGTCGAAGGACTCGTATTGATGGGACTCTGAAATGAACACATATTAACACTAAAACTGCCCTGGGAATTTCCAGATGAGTGGCACTACTAAAATGACtacattagaaaataaatgtttactATTACAATCATATTGAAATATACTGAAAAAATAACAGACAAAATGACAACTTGCAGTCGGGAATTGAGAAAATGGTGGCCAGCATAGTGCTAAATTTGTTAATTCTTCTCTTGTTCAATTTAACACAAAAGTTAAATCCATCTCGGAATAAAGCTGTAAATGGGCGGCGCTAGGCGGTGGCCTGATACCATCGCATTatcaacaacaacaacaacatcGATGTTTTAAATTGCATACTAACAATTTGACTCAACGCGATAATTTATTAGATGATAAGcgcaaacaaatattttcagatttgaaaacaaacaatacaTAAATTAGAGAATTGCGGTGTGGAGCGCAAACCTTATCAGCTTGTGTAAGGATTTAGCATTACCAGATATCTCATCTGCAACGGTgtctaataaaatacttacAGAACTGTAGGGTGAACCATTGTCCTGCTCTTGGTCAATCGGGACATGGATAGGGGAGGTGAAGTCCATGTTGGTTAAGTCCGGCAGGGAGCCGGTATTGTTACCTATCGGGATTTGAACCATTCCCGGATCGTGAGCAGACGGATATATGCTGCAATGTTGTATATGGCTATTTTGTTAATGAGGATTTGTTGATTGCTTACTGAATTCCAGGTACTCGAGGAATATCGCAACTCGATCTTGGTCTTCCGTCTGGGTTCCTTTCAGGGCCGTTCATGATAGGCAACACGCCCCATGATACTCTCTGAGATGGGTCGCTCCGTTCCATGTTCATTCCctaaataattttagtattaaCTTTGTTACAAAACCATGCCACATTTCAACTGAAAAGAAAGAACAGTCAAAGAGCACCCTTGATAACCCATCATCATTTTCAAACAAGGgctgcttttttttaatcaacgTCGCCCCAAATATAAGTCACCAACCAGCGGGACATCTGATATAATGGTGGTCACTTGTTAATAAAATAGCGgtaatgatttaaaaatttaagtatttctatgaataaaatttaaaaaataagagatTTTAAATACCTTTTATGGCGTTTTAAATGTGAATTTATCAAACTTCGATCAAGCTAGACAAAATTGCATAGAACTGCCAATGACTTTAGCGTAGCAAAGGGTAATAGATACGTTCACAAGTTCACTTAACATGAGAAAACTAATGTAGTTTGATTTTTAGCAGAATTAATAActccaatttttaaataaatctcttaGAATCAAAGAACTGCTAACTTTACTTGGAAGATAATTTCTGTGAAAACCAATGAATTGGCCAATTTGTAGCTTTTACTCATGGTTTCTCTGGAAATTCGCCTACTAACAAAAATGCCGGGATTTTTCGGCACTTAAGGGCCAAATGTTCTGTTATATACTTCGTATCAGGGACATAGTTTAGTAGGCACCCATTTAATTTCATGTTCCCTGTATTACCTGCATGGTACTCTGGTGCAACGCAGAGTCACTATGAGTTCTTCGCCACCCTGTATCTGAAGGGGGGCTCAAATAAGGACCGGCAGTGGAGTAAGGCGAAGGCTTCCTATCTCGACTGCTCCGAATGGGGCCTCCAGGAGACCTAGTCCGGCTTTGCCTGGCAGATGCATTCACCATTCGAGAC comes from Euwallacea similis isolate ESF13 chromosome 9, ESF131.1, whole genome shotgun sequence and encodes:
- the Crtc gene encoding CREB-regulated transcription coactivator 1 isoform X1, with the translated sequence MANPRKFSEKIALHTHRQAEETAAFEKIMKEVSDVKVASPHVDRSSQSKNSLRITGQALGTFRGGSLPDVSAPCPGVKMSSSGRDSDALSKPNEEPPQSRMVNASARQSRTRSPGGPIRSSRDRKPSPYSTAGPYLSPPSDTGWRRTHSDSALHQSTMQGMNMERSDPSQRVSWGVLPIMNGPERNPDGRPRSSCDIPRVPGIHIYPSAHDPGMVQIPIGNNTGSLPDLTNMDFTSPIHVPIDQEQDNGSPYSSSPINTSPSTLSPTSMMAGVRTHNNRFNFTPPVSQPLSNHLSVPSNIRYCRFQQRSMSQSDKNIVQDNIDFSQLGAMAGMYQQPGSPSSPVQLPQMDGYRSPRPSPQPSPTLGGRHSAPCSPGEPSPLQNDYHIHNPPMPFHFEQLTVDWAQLVASLVESGCTWTADIESDPPISQMSYGDQSAASPQMSHAQNMPEVASDAGYYSTSPSQQLVFPSPSPGLQNTSPNTPTSLPEIILTDFSAGQDISRQLESEFLDEQLKEGLGSLDFAELQMLNNIGGMPEIVEDYRS
- the Crtc gene encoding CREB-regulated transcription coactivator 1 isoform X2, with product MANPRKFSEKIALHTHRQAEETAAFEKIMKEVSDVKVASPHVDRSSQSKNSLRITGQALGTFRGGSLPDVSAPCPGVKMSSSGRDSDALSKPNEEPPQSRMVNASARQSRTRSPGGPIRSSRDRKPSPYSTAGPYLSPPSDTGWRRTHSDSALHQSTMQGMNMERSDPSQRVSWGVLPIMNGPERNPDGRPRSSCDIPRVPGIHIYPSAHDPGMVQIPIGNNTGSLPDLTNMDFTSPIHVPIDQEQDNGSPYSSSPINTSPSTLSPTSMMAGVRTHNNRFNFTPPVSQPLSNHLSVPSNIRYCRFQQRSMSQSDKNIVQDNIDFSQLGAMAGMYQQPGSPSSPVQLPQMDGYRSPRPSPQPSPTLGGRHSAPCSPGEPSPLQNDYHIHNPPMPFHFEQLTVSDPPISQMSYGDQSAASPQMSHAQNMPEVASDAGYYSTSPSQQLVFPSPSPGLQNTSPNTPTSLPEIILTDFSAGQDISRQLESEFLDEQLKEGLGSLDFAELQMLNNIGGMPEIVEDYRS
- the Crtc gene encoding CREB-regulated transcription coactivator 1 isoform X6, whose translation is MANPRKFSEKIALHTHRQAEETAAFEKIMKEVSDVKPNEEPPQSRMVNASARQSRTRSPGGPIRSSRDRKPSPYSTAGPYLSPPSDTGWRRTHSDSALHQSTMQGMNMERSDPSQRVSWGVLPIMNGPERNPDGRPRSSCDIPRVPGIHIYPSAHDPGMVQIPIGNNTGSLPDLTNMDFTSPIHVPIDQEQDNGSPYSSSPINTSPSTLSPTSMMAGVRTHNNRFNFTPPVSQPLSNHLSVPSNIRYCRFQQRSMSQSDKNIVQDNIDFSQLGAMAGMYQQPGSPSSPVQLPQMDGYRSPRPSPQPSPTLGGRHSAPCSPGEPSPLQNDYHIHNPPMPFHFEQLTVSDPPISQMSYGDQSAASPQMSHAQNMPEVASDAGYYSTSPSQQLVFPSPSPGLQNTSPNTPTSLPEIILTDFSAGQDISRQLESEFLDEQLKEGLGSLDFAELQMLNNIGGMPEIVEDYRS
- the Crtc gene encoding CREB-regulated transcription coactivator 1 isoform X4, translating into MANPRKFSEKIALHTHRQAEETAAFEKIMKEVSDVKPNEEPPQSRMVNASARQSRTRSPGGPIRSSRDRKPSPYSTAGPYLSPPSDTGWRRTHSDSALHQSTMQGMNMERSDPSQRVSWGVLPIMNGPERNPDGRPRSSCDIPRVPGIHIYPSAHDPGMVQIPIGNNTGSLPDLTNMDFTSPIHVPIDQEQDNGSPYSSSPINTSPSTLSPTSMMAGVRTHNNRFNFTPPVSQPLSNHLSVPSNIRYCRFQQRSMSQSDKNIVQDNIDFSQLGAMAGMYQQPGSPSSPVQLPQMDGYRSPRPSPQPSPTLGGRHSAPCSPGEPSPLQNDYHIHNPPMPFHFEQLTVDWAQLVASLVESGCTWTADIESDPPISQMSYGDQSAASPQMSHAQNMPEVASDAGYYSTSPSQQLVFPSPSPGLQNTSPNTPTSLPEIILTDFSAGQDISRQLESEFLDEQLKEGLGSLDFAELQMLNNIGGMPEIVEDYRS
- the Crtc gene encoding CREB-regulated transcription coactivator 1 isoform X3; the encoded protein is MANPRKFSEKIALHTHRQAEETAAFEKIMKEVSDVKVASPHVDRSSQSKNSLRITGQALGTFRGGSLPDVSAPCPGVKMSSSGRDSDALSKPNEEPPQSRMVNASARQSRTRSPGGPIRSSRDRKPSPYSTAGPYLSPPSDTGWRRTHSDSALHQSTMQGMNMERSDPSQRVSWGVLPIMNGPERNPDGRPRSSCDIPRVPGIHIYPSAHDPGMVQIPIGNNTGSLPDLTNMDFTSPIHVPIDQEQDNGSPYSSSPINTSPSTLSPTSMMAGVRTHNNRFNFTPPVSQPLSSDKNIVQDNIDFSQLGAMAGMYQQPGSPSSPVQLPQMDGYRSPRPSPQPSPTLGGRHSAPCSPGEPSPLQNDYHIHNPPMPFHFEQLTVDWAQLVASLVESGCTWTADIESDPPISQMSYGDQSAASPQMSHAQNMPEVASDAGYYSTSPSQQLVFPSPSPGLQNTSPNTPTSLPEIILTDFSAGQDISRQLESEFLDEQLKEGLGSLDFAELQMLNNIGGMPEIVEDYRS
- the Crtc gene encoding CREB-regulated transcription coactivator 1 isoform X5 encodes the protein MANPRKFSEKIALHTHRQAEETAAFEKIMKEVSDVKVASPHVDRSSQSKNSLRITGQALGTFRGGSLPDVSAPCPGVKMSSSGRDSDALSKPNEEPPQSRMVNASARQSRTRSPGGPIRSSRDRKPSPYSTAGPYLSPPSDTGWRRTHSDSALHQSTMQGMNMERSDPSQRVSWGVLPIMNGPERNPDGRPRSSCDIPRVPGIHIYPSAHDPGMVQIPIGNNTGSLPDLTNMDFTSPIHVPIDQEQDNGSPYSSSPINTSPSTLSPTSMMAGVRTHNNRFNFTPPVSQPLSNHLSVPSNIRYCRFQQRSMSQSDKNIVQDNIDFSQLGAMAGMYQQPGSPSSPVSDPPISQMSYGDQSAASPQMSHAQNMPEVASDAGYYSTSPSQQLVFPSPSPGLQNTSPNTPTSLPEIILTDFSAGQDISRQLESEFLDEQLKEGLGSLDFAELQMLNNIGGMPEIVEDYRS